Proteins encoded together in one Psychrobacter sp. 28M-43 window:
- a CDS encoding DUF1653 domain-containing protein, producing the protein MTKTISHGIYRHYKGSLYQVLHTAQHSETEESLVVYRCLYGEYGVWVRPLAMFAETVTVDGKEIPRFELIKPLND; encoded by the coding sequence ATGACTAAAACCATTTCCCACGGTATCTATCGCCACTATAAAGGTAGTTTGTATCAAGTATTGCATACAGCGCAGCATTCAGAAACTGAAGAATCGCTAGTGGTGTATCGTTGCTTATATGGTGAGTATGGCGTGTGGGTACGTCCGCTTGCGATGTTCGCTGAGACGGTCACGGTTGACGGTAAGGAAATTCCGCGATTTGAATTGATTAAACCATTAAATGATTAA
- the tyrS gene encoding tyrosine--tRNA ligase, protein MTNQTYTLEEQLALIQRGTQEILSEDDLVAKLKLNRPLRIKAGFDPTAPDLHLGHTVLINKLKHFQDLGHEIYFLIGDYTAKIGDPSGKNSTRPPLTDEQIKANATTYAEQVFKILDKEKTRVVFNSEWFNDMSAADMIQLASQQTVSRMLERDDFSKRYASQTPISIHEFLYPLVQGYDSIALKADVELGGTDQTFNLLMGRTLQGRYGQEPQVCITVPILEGLDGVNKMSKSLGNYVAIYDAPGTMYQKILSMPDTLIHRYFEFLSFKPMEEVESLMADMEGGRNPQEIKRILAEELIERFHDADAAANAHKSAGNVLADGELPVDLPEIMLDLEGQDALFITQILNQAKLAKNNSAAKDMVKRGAVKVDGEVVDGGFSLTSGQTVVIQAGKKAYAKVTVG, encoded by the coding sequence ATGACCAATCAAACTTACACCCTAGAAGAACAACTGGCCCTTATTCAGCGCGGTACGCAAGAGATATTATCTGAAGATGACTTAGTGGCTAAGCTAAAGCTCAATCGTCCACTACGTATCAAGGCTGGCTTTGATCCTACCGCACCAGATCTGCATTTGGGTCACACAGTATTGATTAATAAGCTTAAGCATTTTCAAGATTTGGGTCATGAGATTTATTTTCTAATCGGTGATTATACCGCCAAGATTGGTGACCCTTCTGGCAAAAACAGCACGCGTCCACCATTGACCGATGAGCAAATCAAAGCCAACGCAACCACTTATGCTGAGCAAGTATTTAAAATCTTGGACAAAGAAAAGACTCGCGTGGTCTTTAACTCTGAGTGGTTCAATGACATGAGCGCTGCTGACATGATTCAGCTTGCCAGTCAGCAAACCGTCTCGCGTATGCTTGAGCGTGATGACTTCTCTAAACGCTATGCATCACAAACGCCCATTTCAATCCATGAGTTTCTTTATCCTTTAGTACAAGGCTACGATTCTATCGCCCTAAAAGCTGACGTTGAGCTTGGCGGTACCGATCAGACCTTTAACTTGCTAATGGGTCGCACGCTGCAAGGACGCTATGGCCAAGAACCACAAGTTTGTATCACTGTGCCAATCTTAGAAGGGCTAGATGGTGTCAATAAAATGTCCAAATCGCTGGGCAACTATGTCGCTATCTATGATGCACCAGGCACTATGTATCAAAAAATTCTGTCGATGCCGGACACACTGATCCATCGTTACTTCGAATTTTTAAGCTTTAAGCCAATGGAAGAAGTGGAAAGCTTGATGGCAGACATGGAAGGGGGCCGTAACCCACAAGAAATCAAACGTATCTTAGCCGAAGAGTTAATCGAACGTTTCCATGATGCTGATGCCGCTGCTAATGCGCACAAATCTGCTGGTAACGTTTTAGCAGATGGCGAGCTACCAGTTGACTTGCCAGAAATCATGTTAGATCTAGAAGGGCAAGATGCGTTATTTATCACTCAAATCCTGAACCAAGCTAAGCTTGCTAAAAACAACTCAGCTGCCAAAGACATGGTAAAACGTGGCGCGGTAAAAGTAGATGGCGAAGTCGTGGATGGTGGCTTTAGTCTAACCTCAGGTCAGACGGTCGTGATTCAAGCAGGTAAAAAGGCTTATGCGAAAGTGACGGTTGGTTAG
- a CDS encoding anhydro-N-acetylmuramic acid kinase, with amino-acid sequence MTNPASIADTDHNALADLLMNNGLDNPSDDIDDLTSDNSNYATLTDALEQTIFESFDDGLYIGMMSGTSLDGMDAVLCQFNPEMSNEDNTQPPMRLLATYSQDFPLRLREVLSALCQPNGVNQLVPDADEPSSELDWFGWASRAYAEFASEVVNTLLQQVNIDAESVLAIGCHGQTVRHRPQMGFTLQLVDANIIAERTGISVVSDFRRRDMAVGGQGAPLVPAFHQALFANPDSTRVLLNLGGIANITVLPANEKDQVVGYDTGPANLLLDAWTSLHTDNSYDAGGAWAQSGTLIEPLLQQLLAHPFFAQSHPKSTGREDFNLTWLQDELQAFEQANANISYSAADVQATLTELTAISASTQINMFVSHSKNSSVYVCGGGALNDYLMTRLQAHLPYCTVKTTEHLGLAPTWVEAVAFAWLSRQTLMGETGNLPAVTGANKGVVLGQVCFA; translated from the coding sequence ATGACCAACCCCGCATCGATTGCTGATACTGACCATAATGCTCTCGCAGACTTGCTTATGAATAATGGTTTGGATAACCCTTCAGACGATATTGATGATTTGACCTCTGATAATTCGAACTATGCCACCCTGACCGATGCCCTTGAGCAAACAATATTTGAAAGCTTTGATGATGGCTTATATATCGGCATGATGTCTGGCACCAGTTTGGACGGTATGGATGCGGTTCTTTGTCAATTTAATCCTGAGATGAGCAACGAAGACAATACCCAACCGCCGATGCGACTACTGGCGACCTATAGCCAAGATTTTCCGCTACGTCTGCGTGAAGTACTATCGGCATTATGTCAGCCGAATGGCGTGAATCAACTCGTACCAGATGCCGATGAACCAAGCAGTGAGTTGGATTGGTTCGGCTGGGCAAGTCGCGCGTATGCTGAGTTCGCGAGTGAAGTGGTCAATACCCTATTGCAGCAAGTAAATATCGATGCTGAATCAGTGCTAGCGATTGGCTGTCACGGACAAACCGTACGTCATCGCCCGCAAATGGGATTCACGTTACAACTGGTCGATGCCAATATCATCGCTGAGCGCACAGGTATCAGCGTGGTCAGTGATTTCCGACGTCGTGACATGGCAGTTGGGGGTCAAGGTGCGCCTTTAGTACCTGCGTTTCATCAGGCACTATTTGCCAATCCTGATAGTACCCGTGTGCTATTAAACTTAGGTGGTATTGCTAATATAACCGTCTTGCCCGCCAATGAAAAAGATCAAGTTGTTGGCTATGATACGGGTCCTGCTAACTTATTATTGGATGCGTGGACCTCATTGCATACAGATAACTCTTATGACGCAGGTGGCGCTTGGGCGCAGTCTGGAACACTCATTGAGCCATTATTACAGCAACTTTTGGCACATCCGTTTTTTGCTCAGTCTCATCCAAAAAGCACCGGTCGTGAGGACTTTAACTTAACTTGGTTGCAAGATGAGCTACAGGCTTTTGAGCAAGCTAATGCTAACATTAGTTATTCAGCAGCCGATGTACAAGCAACCTTAACTGAGCTAACGGCTATCAGTGCCAGTACGCAAATCAACATGTTTGTCAGTCATTCAAAAAACAGCTCAGTTTATGTTTGTGGTGGCGGGGCATTGAATGACTATTTAATGACACGCCTGCAAGCACATCTACCCTATTGCACAGTAAAAACTACTGAACATTTAGGGCTTGCGCCAACATGGGTAGAGGCCGTTGCTTTTGCATGGCTATCCAGACAAACATTGATGGGCGAAACTGGTAATTTACCAGCGGTAACTGGTGCCAATAAAGGCGTGGTGTTAGGGCAAGTTTGTTTTGCCTGA
- a CDS encoding aminopeptidase P family protein — MNKQAIHERIANLRSTLVAQDLTAIIVPSADPHLSEYLPEYWQARLWLSGFTGSVGTLVVTADFAGLWTDSRYWVHAADQLEGTGITLEKLAPGQPNHIDWLADHLQEGDSVAVDGNVLSIAEQDRLLNAFDANDITLITERDVLTEIWTDRPALPAAKLYAHDEQFLAQSATSKLAAVREGMAEAGATHHLLSSLDDIAWLTNLRGADVDYNPVFLSHMLIDADKATLFVDTDKVSEDIAQSLKDSGITLADYSAVQEALSALTPDDLLLLDPSKVAVGTLSKMADDIGFIEQMAPSTLLKSVKSDADIDHVREAMRQDGAALAEFFATFEQRLANGERLSELDVDSMLIDVRSRQPHYVSPSFPTIAGFNENGALPHYRATPEKFSYLDVAEGEGGLLLIDSGAQYQNGTTDITRVVGIGQVTAEHKRDFTIVLKAHIALARAHFPDGIASPLIDAICRAPLWQAQMDYGHGTGHGVGYFLNVHEGPQVIAYSASTPKERAMKVGMISSNEPGLYREGKWGIRIENLVVNTPVAKPTETEFGDFLNFETITYCPIDTRLIEPSLLDQTEINWLNDYHSQVFVELKDRVEGAALEWLTERTKAI, encoded by the coding sequence ATGAATAAACAAGCCATTCACGAACGTATTGCTAATTTACGTAGCACCTTAGTCGCGCAAGATCTCACCGCAATTATCGTACCCTCTGCTGATCCCCATTTATCTGAATATCTACCAGAGTACTGGCAAGCACGCTTATGGCTATCAGGGTTTACTGGTTCTGTCGGTACGCTGGTCGTGACTGCTGATTTTGCAGGTCTATGGACGGATAGCCGTTATTGGGTACATGCTGCCGACCAGTTAGAAGGCACAGGTATTACCTTAGAAAAGCTTGCGCCAGGTCAGCCAAATCATATCGACTGGCTAGCCGATCATTTGCAAGAAGGGGATAGCGTAGCAGTAGACGGCAACGTACTATCTATCGCTGAGCAAGATCGCCTGTTAAATGCTTTTGATGCCAATGACATTACTTTGATCACTGAGCGTGATGTGCTGACAGAGATTTGGACAGATCGCCCAGCACTACCAGCGGCCAAATTATACGCGCATGATGAGCAGTTCCTTGCTCAGTCTGCCACCTCAAAGCTGGCTGCAGTACGCGAAGGCATGGCAGAAGCGGGTGCGACCCATCATTTACTTTCAAGCTTAGACGATATCGCTTGGTTGACGAACTTGCGCGGTGCTGATGTTGATTATAATCCGGTATTCTTATCACATATGTTGATTGACGCAGACAAAGCAACGTTGTTTGTTGATACTGATAAAGTAAGCGAAGATATTGCACAGAGTTTAAAAGACAGCGGTATCACACTGGCTGACTATTCTGCTGTGCAAGAGGCATTGAGTGCATTAACGCCAGACGATTTACTACTGTTAGATCCGAGCAAAGTCGCAGTAGGTACGCTCTCAAAAATGGCAGACGATATTGGCTTCATTGAGCAAATGGCACCTAGCACATTACTCAAATCTGTAAAATCAGATGCAGATATCGATCATGTCCGTGAAGCGATGCGTCAAGATGGTGCTGCCTTAGCTGAGTTTTTTGCCACATTTGAGCAGCGTCTAGCAAACGGCGAGCGTTTAAGTGAGCTAGATGTTGATAGCATGCTGATAGATGTGCGCAGTCGTCAGCCGCATTATGTCTCGCCAAGCTTCCCGACCATCGCAGGCTTTAACGAAAATGGCGCATTACCACATTACCGTGCAACGCCAGAAAAATTCAGCTACCTTGATGTGGCCGAGGGTGAAGGCGGATTGCTACTGATTGACTCAGGCGCACAATATCAAAACGGTACGACTGATATCACCCGCGTAGTTGGTATTGGACAAGTCACTGCCGAGCATAAACGCGACTTTACTATTGTGTTAAAAGCCCACATTGCGCTGGCTCGTGCCCATTTCCCTGATGGTATCGCCTCACCGTTGATCGATGCTATTTGCCGTGCGCCATTGTGGCAAGCACAGATGGACTATGGTCATGGTACGGGTCACGGCGTTGGTTATTTCTTAAACGTGCACGAAGGCCCACAAGTCATCGCCTATAGCGCAAGCACGCCAAAAGAGCGCGCGATGAAAGTCGGTATGATTTCTAGTAATGAGCCAGGTCTATACCGCGAAGGTAAATGGGGTATTCGTATCGAGAACTTGGTAGTAAATACGCCAGTTGCCAAGCCTACTGAGACAGAGTTTGGTGATTTCTTAAACTTTGAAACCATCACTTACTGCCCAATTGACACGCGTCTGATTGAGCCGTCACTGTTGGATCAAACTGAGATAAATTGGCTAAATGACTATCATAGCCAAGTCTTCGTAGAGCTAAAAGATCGTGTTGAAGGTGCAGCGCTTGAATGGTTGACTGAACGTACCAAAGCCATTTAA
- a CDS encoding peptide MFS transporter has product MGTETNSGASAAELEALDNGFMGHPAPLRSLFFTEMWERFSYYSIRPLLVLFMVATVSSGGFGFDEVTASAIYGIFAGSLYLAAVPGGWLADNWLGQERALWWGSIIIALGHLCIALSAMFGMTLFFVGLICIVLGSGLFKTCISVMVGALYPKGDSRRDGGFTLFYMGINIGALLAALIVGVFKEKGMWHVGFGVGGLGMLVSLLIYRFFAQKNLTRYARAKGISAEWEKSNDHYKNIGRWVGGFVALLVAAVLLVSTGMISFNPEMVAEYMTYIIAAVVILYFAIMFISPRLDKTDKLRLLICFVLIIGSTLFWSSFEQQPTSFNLFADRYTDLNVLGFEIPSIWFQSLNPLFILILAPIISIIWVKLGNRGLEPSSMAKFALGMLLAAAGFALMIFASKSILAPGAGLASPLWLVGSLLLLTLGELALSPVGLSAMTKLAPEGMQGQMMGLFFASIAMGNLVAAFFGGHVSADKIEGLPGLFTTMTIFLVVTAVLLLILAKPINKMLKESEREKQLAKQ; this is encoded by the coding sequence ATGGGCACAGAAACAAATTCGGGGGCTAGTGCAGCAGAGCTAGAAGCACTAGACAATGGCTTTATGGGACATCCTGCGCCCTTACGCTCATTGTTTTTTACCGAAATGTGGGAGCGATTCTCCTATTATAGTATTCGTCCACTATTAGTTTTATTTATGGTGGCAACAGTGAGCAGTGGCGGTTTTGGCTTCGATGAAGTCACTGCCTCTGCTATTTATGGTATTTTTGCGGGTTCGTTATACTTAGCAGCAGTACCAGGTGGTTGGTTGGCAGATAACTGGCTAGGTCAAGAGCGTGCGTTATGGTGGGGCAGTATTATTATTGCCCTTGGTCACTTGTGTATCGCGCTTTCAGCGATGTTTGGCATGACGCTGTTCTTTGTTGGTTTAATCTGTATTGTCTTGGGTTCAGGGTTATTTAAGACCTGTATCTCAGTGATGGTTGGCGCCTTATACCCTAAAGGCGACTCTCGCCGTGATGGTGGTTTTACCTTGTTTTATATGGGTATTAACATCGGTGCGTTATTAGCAGCACTTATCGTCGGCGTATTCAAAGAAAAAGGCATGTGGCATGTCGGCTTTGGCGTTGGCGGATTGGGTATGCTTGTCTCATTACTGATTTATCGTTTTTTCGCGCAAAAGAACTTAACGCGTTATGCACGCGCTAAAGGTATTTCTGCTGAGTGGGAAAAATCTAATGACCATTACAAAAATATCGGTCGCTGGGTTGGTGGTTTTGTCGCCTTGCTAGTAGCCGCAGTGCTATTAGTGTCTACCGGTATGATATCGTTCAATCCTGAGATGGTTGCAGAGTATATGACGTATATCATTGCTGCGGTCGTCATCTTGTATTTTGCTATTATGTTTATCTCACCACGATTGGATAAGACAGACAAACTACGCTTACTAATTTGCTTTGTCTTAATCATTGGCTCGACGCTGTTCTGGTCAAGCTTTGAGCAGCAGCCAACGTCTTTTAACTTATTTGCCGATCGTTATACCGATCTAAATGTTTTAGGATTTGAGATACCAAGTATTTGGTTCCAGTCATTGAACCCACTATTTATTTTAATATTGGCACCTATCATTAGCATCATCTGGGTCAAGCTTGGTAACCGCGGTCTTGAGCCTAGCAGTATGGCTAAGTTTGCACTCGGTATGCTACTGGCAGCTGCAGGTTTTGCCTTGATGATTTTTGCCTCAAAAAGCATTTTAGCGCCTGGTGCTGGCTTGGCATCGCCGCTATGGTTGGTAGGTAGTTTATTATTATTGACGCTAGGTGAGTTAGCATTAAGCCCAGTTGGGTTGTCTGCCATGACTAAATTGGCGCCAGAGGGTATGCAAGGGCAAATGATGGGGTTGTTCTTTGCTTCTATTGCTATGGGTAATTTGGTTGCAGCCTTCTTTGGTGGGCATGTATCTGCTGACAAAATCGAAGGCTTACCAGGTCTATTTACTACCATGACCATCTTCTTGGTAGTTACCGCTGTACTATTATTGATACTAGCAAAACCTATTAATAAGATGCTTAAAGAAAGCGAGCGAGAGAAGCAATTGGCCAAGCAATAA